A window of Sebastes umbrosus isolate fSebUmb1 chromosome 3, fSebUmb1.pri, whole genome shotgun sequence contains these coding sequences:
- the LOC119485525 gene encoding NACHT, LRR and PYD domains-containing protein 12-like codes for MGLQNYLKTTLKNKYQKLDEAYSENSLLPPRLCHRPLSSNLHQHELRYVDNSDLHTWLLFETVPLADILSCDCKHKSSKRTVITLGVCGVGKTTTVQSCALEWAKGKGYHNIQLLFPLTFWELNLIKRKLSLIELLQMFYPELKELDISSLNENNVWFVLDGLDEYHLSLNFSCPTVSDVTEVSTVDTLVTNLIRGTLLPNAHIWITTRFSAATQIPDCYLLKETEVQGFSDEQKEQHFRTVIRNDDLANKAIDHVKISRSLNFLCQIPPICTIMANVLKDHLKSHDGFKINPLNLTQIYTNLVKASNSDIVAKLKKLALLHMGEGNVLYELDLLESDISVEEASTFSKECPLVLREEKGLHNTTVFRFGHSSIQEFFAASAKLDNIERGRIWSNRCRFLVDNALQSAEGKSDVFLRFIFGLIKERGMLEPTDPLFEYTKKKILENILSYSAVGLFHCLREYDSQALLTEVKFFLKFGFSPIHGFSQMHWNFMLQRTFNFEGIRDSFEMPVSTRCDERLLRQLPAILKSRKAMLRFSNLTDKCCSALAAVLSTKESYLRELDLGYNSISDNGVRELVEGLSDQNCSLKTVKLQACGMTSHACKYLATALRQSPKLQELDLRMNEIGDDGLRHLANGLGSPECQLETLKLSQCNIEHKGCCCLASALQKNPGSLKELDLSINMVGDKGANELFKKSDISQLTKLEMYHCGLTVLSCGSIGEALKFENSTLVELNLSSNNLRDAGFALICQGMYAWCSLEKLNVSRCGITGTGCNYLAKVLCSVSQLYSGMMQKTDWQAVELKDIDLSMNCFRDNGVKEIAAGLTNPYSHLKTLNLSHCSLTDACCAELASGLSSKESVVSELDLSGNDIRDKGVKKLCVGLRSPQSKLEKLSLRSCGLSSRSIQFLTAALKSNPQYLAELHLMGNNLEDSAIRVLVELTKNQKYCLHTIDASAD; via the exons ATGGGTCTCCAAAATTATCTGAAAACCACACTGAAGAACAAATATCAGAAACTGGATGAAGCATACTCTGAAAACTCATTGCTTCCTCCAAGACTTTGCCATCGGCCTCTCTCATCTAATTTGCACCAGCATGAGTTAAGATATGTTGACAACTCTGACCTCCATACTTGGCTTCTTTTTGAAACCGTGCCGCTCGCAGATATTTTATCGTGCGACTGCAAACACAAGAGCAGCAAAAGAACAGTCATCACTTTAGGAGTGTGTGGAGTTGGAAAAACCACAACGGTGCAGAGTTGTGCTCTCGAGTGGGCCAAAGGGAAAGGGTACCACAACATCCAGCTTCTGTTTCCTCTCACGTTCTGGGAGTTAAATTTGATAAAACGCAAATTGAGCCTAATTGAACTTCTCCAGATGTTTTACCCTGAATTGAAGGAGCTTGACATTTCCAGCCTGAATGAAAACAACGTGTGGTTTGTCCTCGACGGACTGGATGAGTACCATCTCTCACTGAACTTCAGCTGTCCAACTGTGAGTGATGTTACTGAGGTTTCCACTGTGGATACTCTAGTGACCAATCTGATCAGGGGGACTTTACTTCCCAATGCTCATATATGGATAACGACCCGATTTTCAGCGGCAACACAAATCCCTGATTGCTATTTGCTTAAAGAGACTGAGGTTCAAGGGTTCAGTGATGAACAGAAGGAGCAGCACTTCAGGACGGTTATCAGAAATGATGATCTGGCCAACAAAGCAATCGACCATGTGAAAATATCAAGGAGTCTGAACTTCCTTTGTCAGATTCCTCCAATCTGCACCATCATGGCAAATGTGTTGAAGGATCATCTAAAATCACATGATGGGTTCAAAATCAATCCCCTGAATTTAACCCAGATTTACACAAATCTGGTCAAAGCATCAAACTCAGACATTGTCGCCAAGCTAAAAAAGCTCGCCCTGCTTCATATGGGAGAGGGTAATGTATTGTATGAGCTTGATCTTCTAGAGAGTGACATAAGTGTTGAGGAAGCGTCAACTTTCTCCAAAGAGTGCCCACTTGTGTTGAGAGAAGAGAAGGGGCTGCATAACACCACCGTGTTTCGCTTTGGTCACTCAAGCATTCAGGAGTTCTTTGCTGCGTCTGCTAAACTGGACAATATTGAAAGAGGTCGTATCTGGTCTAACCGTTGTCGTTTTCTGGTGGACAACGCGCTGCAGAGTGCTGAGGGAAAATCGGATGTCTTTCTTCGCTTCATCTTTGGCCTCATTAAGGAACGCGGCATGTTGGAGCCCACTGATCCGCTGTTTGAGTATACCAAGAAGAAGATCCTGGAGAACATTCTGTCTTACAGCGCTGTGGGTCTGTTCCACTGTCTGAGGGAGTACGACAGCCAGGCTTTACTGACTGAAGTCAAGTTCTTTCTGAAGTTTGGCTTCTCTCCAATCCATGGTTTCTCACAAATGCACTGGAACTTCATGTTGCAAAGGACGTTCAATTTTGAAGGGATTAGAGATAGTTTTGAGATGCCAGTGTCCACGAGATGTGATGAAAGACTCCTCAGGCAGCTACCCGCTATTTTAAAATCCAGGAAAGCCAT GCTACGATTCTCTAACCTGACAGATAAGTGTTGTTCAGCCTTAGCAGCAGTCCTGAGCACAAAAGAGTCCTacctgagagagctggacctgggATACAACAGCATCAGTGACAATGGAGTCAGGGAACTTGTGGAGGGGCTGAGCGATCAAAACTGCAGTCTGAAAACAGTGAAGTTGCAAGCCTGTGGGATGACCTCGCACGCCTGTAAATACCTGGCCACGGCCCTGAGACAGTCCCCAAAACTCCAAGAGTTGGATCTCCGCATGAACGAAATAGGAGATGACGGACTGAGACATCTTGCAAATGGTTTGGGATCTCCTGAATGCCAGTTAGAAACACTCAA ACTATCACAGTGCAACATTGAGCACAAGGGCTGCTGTtgtctggcctcagctctgcaGAAGAACCCCGGCAGCCTGAAAGAGTTGGATCTGAGCATCAACATGGTCGGAGACAAGGGGGCCAACGAGCTCTTTAAGAAAAGTGATATATCGCAGCTAACGAAGCTGGA GATGTACCACTGTGGCCTCACTGTGTTAAGCTGCGGAAGTATCGGGGAAGCTCTGAAGTTTGAAAACAGCACTCTGGTAGAGCTCAATCTGAGCAGCAACAACTTGAGAGACGCAGGGTTTGCGCTCATCTGCCAAGGCATGTACGCATGGTGTAGTCTGGAAAAACTCAA TGTTTCAAGATGTGGAATCACTGGTACGGGTTGCAATTATTTGGCGAAGGTGCTGTGTTCAGTCTCCCAGCTCTACAGCGGGATGATGCAAAAAACAGACTGGCAGGCAGTGGAGCTGAAAGACATCGACCTCAGCATGAACTGCTTCAGAGACAACGGAGTCAAAGAAATCGCAGCTGGACTGACGAATCCATACAGCCATCTGAAAACTCTCAA CCTGAGTCACTGCAGCCTGACTGATGCCTGTTGTGCAGAGCTCGCGTCAGGACTTTCGTCAAAGGAGAGTGTCGTTAGCGAGCTGGACCTGTCGGGCAATGACATTCGGGATAAGGGAGTGAAGAAACTCTGTGTGGGACTCAGAAGCCCTCAAAGTAAACTTGAGAAGTTGTC ACTGAGGAGCTGTGGTCTGAGCTCGAGGAGCATTCAGTTCCTGACCGCCGCCCTGAAGTCAAACCCCCAATATCTGGCAGAGCTGCATCTGATGGGCAACAATCTGGAAGACTCAGCAATCAGAGTGCTTGTGGAACTGACAAAGAACCAGAAATACTGCTTACATACCATAGA TGCGTCAGCAGATTGA